CTCAATCCCAAAGATATGCGTTTAAAACAAGTTTATACAAGTTTGGAACGCCTTCTCGGCAATGCAGATTTTGTCGTTCGGAATCAAGCCGAGTCTAACTTTGCCGGCAGTCTTTCTTATTTGCAAGCCAAAGAGGTTTTTAACCGGCAGTTTGCTCAATTAGCAAAAGATAGCTTAGAACAGTTGTTAAATTTGGGCAACCTCGAATTTGGTTACATGAGCGGTGGGTTGTTAATTGTGCCCATTGCAGAAAAGACTTTAGAGGAAACCTACTTGATGCGGCTGATAGAAATTACCCACGTTGCTAATGATAAATTGTGGAAAAATATGCAATACATTAGTCACAGTAACTCCTACCCAGGAAGTCTGCAATCTGCAATTAAAAATGCCATAGAATTCGTTAAAAAGCTGAAAGAAGGAGCCAGTAAAACCCAAAGATTTGAGCAAAATAGCCAACAACTTGATCAATATTACGCCCTGCCTTTATTTACTTTTATTGCAGGTGAATCGCTAAAAAATTATTTTGCAGATGAACCAGAAGAACCGACAGAGTCTCAGTTTCGGGATATTCTCTCTGCCTATATCTGCGCCCTCTACCCAGCCGGCAACATTTTGCCCATTGGCAACCAATATTATGAAGCCCCGTTTGTACTTTTTAGAAGTTATAGTTTAAGTGAGCTTAGGAACAAGCTTTTTAAAGAAAAATATCTTTTAAATTCCCATGAGTTGAACGTCCTAAATTTAATTTTGTCTAAAGAAACCTAACGCAATACAGGCAAATAAGCATCATTGATAGCAAAATGATAGACAACATCCGGCAAACAAAGCCAGTAAAATGCTGAGAATGGGGCAAAAAGATAAAAAGACGTTCCAGGCCGGCATCAAATGGATCATGATGTCAGCAGTTTTAGCCCTAGCAAGTGCCGGCGGTTGGCTAATGTATGCCCAAATTATCAACCGGCCAGCCGATCCAGTGCCGGTGCGTCTGATTGACGTTAAACAAGACAACGTTGAAAGTACAATCAACGAGAGCGGCACAGTGGAACTTGGGGGTCAGCAGACACTCAAATCGCCCCTAGAAGGTGCCGTTGCTCAAGTATTGGTGCGACAAGGCGAACGCGTTGATTCTGGGGAGCAACTGCTCGTGTTGCGAAACCCGGAACGACAGACAAGCCTCAGCACCCAGCAGGCGGAAATTCGGAAACAGGAAATCACCCTAGCTAATAACCGGCAGAAAGTTCTCGAAGCCACTGCACAGCTCAACGCTGCCCAAAAGATACTACAGGACATTGTCAGCCGGCGCGACAATACAAAACAAATTCGTCTCAACGAACAGCAGTTGGAGATCGAAAAACAACAACTCGCCTTAGCAAGCACCCGGCAAAAAGTTCTTGATGCTAAAGAAAGCCTCGCATCCACACAGCGAGAACTTCGGGAGCTTGAAGAATTAGATCGTCGAGGTTTCATTGCCAAAACGGAACTTCGAGATCAGGAAGAAAAAGTTCGCAATGCTGAATCTTCTTTACGCGAAGCACAGTCACAAGTGAACACCAATATTATTGAGCAACAACGCCTTCAGTTAGAAATTCAAAAAATAGAAGAAGAATCTCAAGACCAAGCCGAAGAAGACCGCTCTACATTGCAACAAGCCGAAGCCTCTGAACGAGAGGCCACCGCTGCATTGCGGGAAGCTGAAGCAGAGGTGGCCACCACGACCATTGCACTACAACAAGCACAATTAGAACGCCAAGAAATTGAAGAGAAACTTCAAGAAAATGTTGTGATTGCCCCGATTAATGGTGTGATTCTCGACCTCATCGTTAAAGAAGGAGATGGTGTTAACCTCAGCGATAACTTGCTCACCCTGGGCGATCCTTCCCAAGAATTCGTAAAACTTCAGCTTTCCACTCTGAATGCGGCGCGAGTGAAGCCGAACCAAGAAGCCCGGATCAGCGTGATTGGCCCGGAAGGGCAAACCTTCACCGGCCAGA
This DNA window, taken from Microcoleus sp. FACHB-68, encodes the following:
- a CDS encoding efflux RND transporter periplasmic adaptor subunit; protein product: MGQKDKKTFQAGIKWIMMSAVLALASAGGWLMYAQIINRPADPVPVRLIDVKQDNVESTINESGTVELGGQQTLKSPLEGAVAQVLVRQGERVDSGEQLLVLRNPERQTSLSTQQAEIRKQEITLANNRQKVLEATAQLNAAQKILQDIVSRRDNTKQIRLNEQQLEIEKQQLALASTRQKVLDAKESLASTQRELRELEELDRRGFIAKTELRDQEEKVRNAESSLREAQSQVNTNIIEQQRLQLEIQKIEEESQDQAEEDRSTLQQAEASEREATAALREAEAEVATTTIALQQAQLERQEIEEKLQENVVIAPINGVILDLIVKEGDGVNLSDNLLTLGDPSQEFVKLQLSTLNAARVKPNQEARISVIGPEGQTFTGQIVSLSPLAGAGTQNSQEEGGESAQATVPATVRLSTPSGKLIPGSQVNVEIVLEARQNVVVLDTEAIQRDGPLPFVWVRDTQGKAQKRPVKLGLEGLVTVEVKSGLRPGDQVVLPPPEAALEAGMPVAPEVEPPKAKNGKGKTRNRK